A segment of the Desulfurococcus mucosus DSM 2162 genome:
CTATACCCGTTGACCAAGGTTGCCCCTAAGCCCATGATCCCTCTTGCCGGGAAACCCATATTGGAGTACATAGTGGACGGCCTCGTGAGACACGGCTTCACAGATATCATCATAGCTGCGAGATACCTGGGTACACAGGTCGTAGAGTACTTTAAAGGCCACCCTTACGCTAAACCCGTGATCCTGGACTCGAAGGATACTGCTGACGCCGTGAGGCTCCTCGACGGCGTCTTCGACGACCATTTCATTGTGTCAATGGGTGACACACTGTGTAACGCGGACTACAGGGAGATATACGACTACCATAAGTCTTCGAACGCTGTCGCAACGATAGCGCTCAAGCAGGTTGAAAACCCCCTGCCCTACGGCATAGTCTACCTGGATGAACACGGGGACATCCTCTTGTTCATTGAGAAGCCTTTATCCATCGAGGTATACTTACTCAGCCTAGCGTACTACCGGCAGAAAGGGGCCTCAGCATACGAGAACCTGATTAACGCTGGGATATACGTGTTCAACCCTCACATACTTGAAATCCTTGAGAGGAACCCTGGCCTAATGGATTTCGGCCGCCACGTCTTCCCCTACCTGGTTGAAAACGGGTACAGGGTGAGGGGGCACGTGCTGGGTCACAGCGTCTACTGGAATGACATCGGTAGGCTTGAAACATATAAGAGTGTTGCATGGGACATGCTGGACGGCAGGATACCCGGCTTGGAGCCAGCTGCCCCCATGGCTTCCAAAGGGGTTTACATCCATGACTCAGCGATCGTTAGGGGAAGGGTAAACCCGCCCGTGTACATTGGGAGGAGCGTTGTAGTCGAGGAGGGTGCTTCAGTAGGACCCTACGCCGTGCTAGAGGACAATGCAGTGGTTGGAAAGGGCTCCGTGATCCAGGAGGGCATTGTATGGCGTGACACGCTAATAGGCGAGGGTTCAAGGATATACGACTCAATACTCATGAACAGGGTTGAAGTAGCCCCCGGCAGCACCCTGGTGTCAACGGTGGTGGGTACGGGTAGCCGTGTATCCGGGGAGCTGTCGAAGATGATCCTCGACCCAGTGGAGGTGACTCCCCCGTATGCTTAAACAGGTTGATGGAAGGATAACCGGGAAGCCGCTCGTAGACATAAGCCTCGAGGACGTGGCTATGCTTGGAGCAGTCTTCGGCACAGTGCTCGGGAGAAGGGCCCTGGTTGTAAGCGGTAGGGACACGGCGCCTGTCTCCAGGATGCTTAAAAGGGCTTTGACCGCAGGGTTGATGAGTGTTGGATGCGATGTAATGGACTTCCATGAAGCAGTCAGCGGTGAAATATCCTTCAGTATGAAAAGGTTTGGTGCTAAAGGAGGCTTCAACATACATTTGAACCCGCGGAGACCCGGCTACATCACTATCAGACTATACAAGGCACCCGGCTACGAGCTCGTGGGCGGAGGACTAGCGGAGGTGGCTTCAAGGGAGAAGCCGGTTCCGCAGGAAGCAGGCGAGGTAGGGTGGGTTAACTACGCTGAGTACATGCATGAGCTCTACGCGTCAGCACTCGTGAGCTTCGTGAAGTCGGATGAGATATCGGCAGCCAAGCTCAATATTGTAGCCAGCCACGGCCACGGTGCTTCAGACGAGGTGTTGAGACGCATATTCACATTGCTCGAGTTAGAATACACGTTGATGAGCAGTGGGAGAATCAGCGGGGAGACATACCCCTTCGTAAAGGAGATGGGCAAGGTGGCTGCTTCAACAAGGGCCATGAGAGCCGATCTAGGAGTAGTCTTCAACATAGATGCCTCAGCCCTCGCAGTATACATAGGGAACCTCGGGTTCCTGCTGCCCGAGGAGATCCTTCTAGCAGTGCTCACCAGGTACCCTGGCAACAGCAGTGTCGTAGTAGACAAGTATGTCTCCCCCTCGATCGTGAGGTATATGGGTGAGAAAGGCTACCGGGTCAGGGTTGCTGAGAGCGAGGAGAAGCTCATCGAGCTGGTTAGAAGGGAGAGGCCTGTGCTAGCATTGAATGGTCGCGGAGACTTCATAACGCCGCTGTTCAGCCTCGGATACGATGCACTCATCGCCTTCATGCAGCTACTTGAAGCACTGAGCCTTCAGAGGAGCGAGGTGTACGGTGAGATCAACACGGCTAGAAGCATGCTGACCCCGAGGGCTAGGAGCCTAAGCGAGGTTGAAGCCGTGTGCAACAGTGACACCACATGTGTGAGAACCCTCTGGGGCTTCAGGATGCTCAGGGAGAGAACACTACACACATACATCTACAGCCCCGATGCAGGAGGCTACATAGAGATCGTGGAGCAGCAGCGAGAACCCTCCAGCTAGGCTCATGCACGGCTACCGCAGGATGCCTGGGCGTTGCAGAGCAGTAGAGTCGTGGAGCAAAAACGGTTAGGCTTGTTTGAAACCAATGCTTCCCGGTTAGCTTGTACGGGAGTACGCTGAGAGGTCGAGTAGGCCGTGGCCGCTTAGGTTGAAGAGTATCACCGGCCTCCTGCTTGAACCCCTGTGTTTTAACGCTATGTCGATCACGGCTTTAACGGCGTGGGAGCTCTCTGGAGCTGGGAGAATGCCCTGGGTTCTCGCGAATAGTAGGCCTGCCTCCAATACCTCGCTCTCACCGTATGCAACCGGCTTCACCAACCCGTTTTTCACAAGTATGCTTAGCGATGGGGCAACCCCATGGTATCTGAGTCCCCCAGCATATATTGGTGGTGGAATATAGTCGTGTCCAAGGGTGTGCATCTTCAACAGTGGTGTTAACCCGGCTGTGTCGCCGTAGTCATACCTGTATTCCCCCCTGGTCATTGATGGAACGGTTTCGGGTTCAACAGCTATGAATACTGGTGGGTCGCCGTCGTTATACCTGTGGCCTATGAAGGGGTAGGATAACCCGGCGAAGTTCGAGCCGCCGCCAACACAGCCGACAATGTAGTCTACTCTATCGACGCCGAGCATCTCCAGCTGCTTCAACGCCTCCAACCCTATCACGGTTTGATGCAGTAGAACATGGTTTAAGACGCTGCCGAGACTATACTTTGCCTTCCCGCCGCTGGAGACCACGTCCTCTATGGCTTCACTTATAGCTATCCCGAGGCTACCCGGGTGATCAGGGTTCTCTGCGAGCAGTCTCCTACCAGTGTTAGTCCTGTCACTGGGGCTTGGATATACTTCGGCACCATAGGACTCCATGAGTATCCTCCTGTAGGGCTTCTGAAGGTAGCTGGCGCGCACCATGAACACTCTTACCTTCAACCCGAAGAGGCTGCCGGCTAGTGAGAGGGCTGAGCCCCATTGACCAGCACCCGTCTCAGTGGAGACTCTTTCAACGCCTTCAGCGGCATTATAGTATGCTTGGGCGACAGCCGTGTTAACCTTGTGCGACCCGGTTGGCATCACGCCCTCGTACTTGAATAATATTACGGCATTAGTCTTCAACGCTTCTTCGAGTCTACGGGCCCGTATAAGCGGGGTTGGCCTGCCGAGCATCAGTAGTGTTTCAACTACCTCGCCCGGTATCTCCACGTGTCTCTGCGTGGTGAACTCCTGCTCCACGAGGCTCCTTGGGAACAGTGCTTCAAGCTCCCTCTTATCCACTGGGCTTCCATCAGGATGGAGCATTGGCGGGAGTTGCTCAGGTAGATCCGGGGTTATGTTGTACCAGTAGGAGGGGACTATATCCCTGGTTTGAGGGCTCCTTAACTCCATTCCAACATGGTCCCACCACGGGTGTCTCCTCAGAGCCGGCTCCCAGTATATAAGCTTTTCGCTTCAGCTGGCATAAGCGTTAATACGGTGCAACATCATACTTGTCCCGGGAGGAGGCATGGAGCTGGATGGGGCGCGGGCTCTTCACTGAGAGACAGTACCTGGTGCTCAAGTACAGGGCTCAAGGCCTCACCCAGGAGGAGGTGGCGGGGATCCTTGGCGTGGCGAGGAGCACGGTGGCGGCGATAGAGAGGGCGGCTCTAAGGAAGCTTAGATTGGCTCAGGAAACCGTGAGCATCTACAAGATGATGCATGCAGCCGGCTACATTGATATACCGGCTGGAACCCACATGGTGGATATACCGGGGATAATCATTAGGAAAGCCGATGAACTGGGAGTAAAGCTTAAAGGAGACTTCAACCTGGTCTACGGGCAGCTACGCCTATTAATCGGCTCCCGCGCCACTAGGCTGCCTCGCACCGTGAGAGCCGTCATATACAGGGACGGCTCATACGAGTTCCTGGAGGTACATGACTAGACCCGGGGTTAGGGATACGGGTTCACCGAGTGCGGTGAGCAGGCGTAGTCACTGCTCTCCATGCACCCGCAGGGTTAAAGGCCTCATCCTTTTACCCGAATAGATGCGGGGAACCAGTGAACCCCTAAACGGGAGTCCTCGCCCTTTAGGGCGGGGGGGGGAGGCCGGGCAGCGGAGAATGGATCTTTATATACTGAAAGTGCTTGTATATACTAGATGCCTGTGTAAGGGTGGTTTACGGGTGTCAACGGTTCTCCCCGAGGCAGGGTTGATTGCAAGGGGGAATGGAAGATACAGGGTGAACATTATTGTCGACCGGTGCAAGGAGTGCGGTATATGTATCGCTGTATGCCCTATGAAGGTCCTCGCCAAGTCAAGTATTCT
Coding sequences within it:
- a CDS encoding sugar phosphate nucleotidyltransferase, with protein sequence MKAVVLAGGLGTRLYPLTKVAPKPMIPLAGKPILEYIVDGLVRHGFTDIIIAARYLGTQVVEYFKGHPYAKPVILDSKDTADAVRLLDGVFDDHFIVSMGDTLCNADYREIYDYHKSSNAVATIALKQVENPLPYGIVYLDEHGDILLFIEKPLSIEVYLLSLAYYRQKGASAYENLINAGIYVFNPHILEILERNPGLMDFGRHVFPYLVENGYRVRGHVLGHSVYWNDIGRLETYKSVAWDMLDGRIPGLEPAAPMASKGVYIHDSAIVRGRVNPPVYIGRSVVVEEGASVGPYAVLEDNAVVGKGSVIQEGIVWRDTLIGEGSRIYDSILMNRVEVAPGSTLVSTVVGTGSRVSGELSKMILDPVEVTPPYA
- a CDS encoding TrpB-like pyridoxal phosphate-dependent enzyme, with the translated sequence MELRSPQTRDIVPSYWYNITPDLPEQLPPMLHPDGSPVDKRELEALFPRSLVEQEFTTQRHVEIPGEVVETLLMLGRPTPLIRARRLEEALKTNAVILFKYEGVMPTGSHKVNTAVAQAYYNAAEGVERVSTETGAGQWGSALSLAGSLFGLKVRVFMVRASYLQKPYRRILMESYGAEVYPSPSDRTNTGRRLLAENPDHPGSLGIAISEAIEDVVSSGGKAKYSLGSVLNHVLLHQTVIGLEALKQLEMLGVDRVDYIVGCVGGGSNFAGLSYPFIGHRYNDGDPPVFIAVEPETVPSMTRGEYRYDYGDTAGLTPLLKMHTLGHDYIPPPIYAGGLRYHGVAPSLSILVKNGLVKPVAYGESEVLEAGLLFARTQGILPAPESSHAVKAVIDIALKHRGSSRRPVILFNLSGHGLLDLSAYSRTS
- a CDS encoding 4Fe-4S dicluster domain-containing protein, producing MSTVLPEAGLIARGNGRYRVNIIVDRCKECGICIAVCPMKVLAKSSILNRNGYRPPEPAHVEKCIGCRLCEYNCPDFAIYVEVESK
- a CDS encoding phosphoglucomutase yields the protein MLKQVDGRITGKPLVDISLEDVAMLGAVFGTVLGRRALVVSGRDTAPVSRMLKRALTAGLMSVGCDVMDFHEAVSGEISFSMKRFGAKGGFNIHLNPRRPGYITIRLYKAPGYELVGGGLAEVASREKPVPQEAGEVGWVNYAEYMHELYASALVSFVKSDEISAAKLNIVASHGHGASDEVLRRIFTLLELEYTLMSSGRISGETYPFVKEMGKVAASTRAMRADLGVVFNIDASALAVYIGNLGFLLPEEILLAVLTRYPGNSSVVVDKYVSPSIVRYMGEKGYRVRVAESEEKLIELVRRERPVLALNGRGDFITPLFSLGYDALIAFMQLLEALSLQRSEVYGEINTARSMLTPRARSLSEVEAVCNSDTTCVRTLWGFRMLRERTLHTYIYSPDAGGYIEIVEQQREPSS
- a CDS encoding Tfx family DNA-binding protein, whose protein sequence is MSREEAWSWMGRGLFTERQYLVLKYRAQGLTQEEVAGILGVARSTVAAIERAALRKLRLAQETVSIYKMMHAAGYIDIPAGTHMVDIPGIIIRKADELGVKLKGDFNLVYGQLRLLIGSRATRLPRTVRAVIYRDGSYEFLEVHD